The following coding sequences are from one Virgibacillus necropolis window:
- a CDS encoding lipoate--protein ligase family protein codes for MNEPWGFIDTGYNSASVNMALDEALLNWHSEGKIPPTLRFYGWSKPSLSVGHFQKAERAIDFENVQKHGCEFVRRLTGGSAVLHDDELTYSIVVSEKKEYIPSSIRAAYFVLSKGILEGYKQLGIQADYAIPEKRQERTDVCFEKPAFYEMVVDGKKVSGNAQTRKQGVLLQHGSIPMSINKEMLFDLFKFPSEKLRGKKRNSFSEKAITINEITKKQHTYDDLKKAFHKGFQSELNMDFIPLQLSDSQWQEVHDLAKTKYAVEEWNLYHQRSV; via the coding sequence GTGAATGAACCTTGGGGTTTTATTGATACTGGCTATAATAGTGCTTCGGTTAATATGGCGCTTGATGAAGCATTGCTTAATTGGCATAGTGAAGGAAAGATCCCTCCTACATTACGGTTTTATGGCTGGTCAAAGCCTAGTCTTTCTGTTGGTCATTTTCAAAAAGCAGAAAGGGCTATTGATTTTGAGAACGTACAAAAACATGGCTGTGAATTCGTACGTCGCCTAACTGGGGGTAGTGCAGTCTTACACGATGACGAGTTAACCTATAGCATCGTTGTTTCAGAAAAGAAGGAATATATTCCCTCCTCTATCCGCGCTGCTTACTTTGTTTTATCAAAAGGTATATTAGAAGGATACAAACAGTTAGGCATTCAGGCTGATTACGCCATTCCAGAGAAAAGACAGGAAAGAACAGATGTCTGTTTTGAAAAACCTGCCTTTTATGAAATGGTTGTTGATGGCAAAAAAGTTTCAGGAAATGCACAAACACGAAAACAAGGCGTTCTTCTGCAACATGGCTCTATTCCAATGAGCATAAATAAGGAAATGTTGTTTGATTTATTCAAGTTTCCAAGTGAAAAACTAAGAGGAAAAAAGCGCAATTCTTTTTCTGAAAAAGCAATTACTATAAATGAGATCACCAAGAAGCAACATACATACGATGATTTGAAAAAAGCATTTCACAAAGGGTTTCAATCCGAGCTGAACATGGATTTTATACCACTTCAGCTTTCCGATAGTCAATGGCAAGAAGTTCATGATTTAGCAAAAACAAAGTATGCCGTGGAAGAATGGAACTTATATCATCAGAGGAGTGTGTGA